The following nucleotide sequence is from Candidatus Taylorbacteria bacterium.
GGAGATCGAGCTCCCGCTCATTCCGGTTGTGGAAAAAATGGACGAGCGCGGGGTGAAAATCGATAAGGAATATCTGAAAAAACTTTCTGTGACGTATCACAAGGAGCTCGAAAAACTTGAAAGACAAATTTGGAAACTCGCGGGCGAGGAGTTCAACGTGAACTCTCCGAAACAGCTGGGTGTCATTCTGTTTGATAAAATGCAGATTCCAACTAAAGGCTTGAAGAAAACCGAAGGAGGAGCAAAATCGACTCGCGAGTCCGAACTCACGAAATTGAAAGGAGCGCATCCAATCATCGAACCTATTCTCTCTTACCGCGAGCTTCAAAAACTGCTCTCGACCTACATTGACAATATTCCCGCCATGCTTGATTCCAATTCTCGCCTTCACACCACTTTTATTCAGGCAGGGTCAACAACTGGACGGATGGCTTCGGAGAACCCCGGGCTTCAAAATATTCCCATTAAAACCGAACTTGGGAGGGCGATACGGAACGCTTTTGTGGCGGAGAAGGGCTTTTCCATACTGGCGCTTGATTATTCTCAAATCGAGCTTCGCATCGCGGCATTTCTTTCGGGAGATGAGAAGCTCATAGAAATTTTTAAAAAGGGAGAAGATGTGCACACGGCGGTGGCTTCGCACGTGTTTAAAGTTCCGAGGGATTTAGTGGACAAAGAAATGCGCAGGCGCGCCAAAGTTATTAACTTCGGCATCATGTACGGAATGGGAGTGAACGCGCTCCGCCTGAATTTAGGCGAGGGGGTGACGCGGGCGGATGCGCAGAAATTTTATGATGAATATTTTAGCAATTTCAAGACACTCGCGGAATATTTAGACAAAGTAAAGGCATCCGCTCTGCGACTGGGCTACACGGAAACGTTTTTCGGAAGAAGGCGATACTTTTCTGGGCTTCACTCGCCAATTCCCTACATTAAAGCATCCGCGGAAAGAATGGCGGTGAACGCGCCGATTCAGGGGACGGAGGCGGATATTATCAAGCTCGCTATGGTGGCTATTTACGAACAGATAAAAAAAGAGGGGATGGAAAAGGACGTTTTTCCGCTTTTACAAGTGCACGATGAGCTTGTCTTTGAGGTGAAAGAAAATCTGGTTGAGAAAGTCGCTCCGAAGCTGAAGAAAATTATGGAGCTCGTTTTGGATCCCAAGAAAACAAAAGGAGTTGTCTGTGTCGCGGAAGCTTCTGCGGGGAGGAGTTGGGGGGAGCTTGCGAGGGTAGGTTAAAGGTGTGAGGTTTTAGGTGTTAGCAAGTAAGAAGAAATAAGAGAAAAATGGAAAAAGAATATAAAATCAATAGCTGCAAAGACCTCATTGTTTGGCAGAAGAGCTTGAAGTTATCCGTTATTGCGTATCACCTTACTAAAAA
It contains:
- a CDS encoding DNA polymerase; protein product: MEKGKKTSAIKTRKRLILLDVHAILHRAYHALPEFSSSKGEPTGGLYGLSTMLLKIVEELKPDYIAACYDLPEKTYRHEAYEGYKAGRKKADDALVSQIIRSRDIFKAFGIPMYEKAGFEADDMLGTIVEKITNHKSKTKNNDIDIVIASGDMDTLQLVDGKKVQVYTLRKGIKDTILYDEQAVLERFGFGPKLLPDYKGLRGDPSDNIIGIKGIGEKTATLLIKEFGMIEEMYKALKKGEERFKKIGMTPRVILLLREGEEEAKFSKMLGEIRRDAPIEFSLPEKNCRDSLNIPEITKLFSELEFRALGGRVRQAFKLESESFSPDSQSEEALQATFPGIEEQSVDPRKIKETAIALWVLDSNITNPGLDEIFTYSRSRDFGKSREIILSELEKKGLSNVFKEIELPLIPVVEKMDERGVKIDKEYLKKLSVTYHKELEKLERQIWKLAGEEFNVNSPKQLGVILFDKMQIPTKGLKKTEGGAKSTRESELTKLKGAHPIIEPILSYRELQKLLSTYIDNIPAMLDSNSRLHTTFIQAGSTTGRMASENPGLQNIPIKTELGRAIRNAFVAEKGFSILALDYSQIELRIAAFLSGDEKLIEIFKKGEDVHTAVASHVFKVPRDLVDKEMRRRAKVINFGIMYGMGVNALRLNLGEGVTRADAQKFYDEYFSNFKTLAEYLDKVKASALRLGYTETFFGRRRYFSGLHSPIPYIKASAERMAVNAPIQGTEADIIKLAMVAIYEQIKKEGMEKDVFPLLQVHDELVFEVKENLVEKVAPKLKKIMELVLDPKKTKGVVCVAEASAGRSWGELARVG